The sequence below is a genomic window from Schistocerca nitens isolate TAMUIC-IGC-003100 chromosome 4, iqSchNite1.1, whole genome shotgun sequence.
tccctatatatttattccttaatgaaatttgtcattaaaaatatatcactttttcaaaccaacagctcagttcatggaatcagtactagaaataagaataatcttcacaaggatttaaagtcacttactcttgtacaaaacggtgtgcgttattcaggaacacacattttcaataacttgccagcaggcaAAAAAAgtgtaacaaccaatgaaattcaaaatTCAGTTCATTAATGTGATctcagtaaatgagtgttgtaaaatgatcctttcatatagtgttcacttaaaaaaaaaaaaaaaaaggacgacgatcattccacttgggacctgtggtgtTCTCTGCAATATCTAAATGCAGAGCTTGGGGCATTACTGAGGGGAGAATTGCATTCATACATGGGTGTCATTGATTTGATGCATCATCCTTACTCAGTTGCATCATACAAAATGTGGTTTGTAACTGAATGATTCAAAAAGGAGCTACTTGCATGGCTAATTAACAGGAAAATACAGTTTGTAGGTAAAAAAAACCTGCATCTTCAGTGAAACTGGTTATATAAGAGCACTTGTTAATAAGAAAGATGAGCTTCTAATATTCGTACAGTAAAATGAAATGGCAGGTGAAATGTCAACAGCTTTGTTGTATGAAAAATCACAAAACTAAAACAGATACATCTTGTTGGATACAACCTAACAGTGTACTACTGCAGGACCAAAAAGAGAAAGTGAGGTATAAAAATTTTGTTGTAAGTTGCAACCCATAGAGTTTATGAGTACTGTGTTGAACAACTCTTTGAATGCTATATCATAATAACAGATCAGGTAACACAAAACTTATAGTACTGACAGCTTACAGACCACCAGGAGGAAGAATCTTAAGCTTCTGTAAAGCAGTTAGAAACAGTTTTAATaaggaagctctcctgcgcaggagagcttctgtaaagtttggaaggtaggagatgagatactggcagaagtaaagctgtgaggaccgggcgtgagtcgtgcttcggtagctcagatggtagagcagttgcccacgaaaggcaaaggtcccgagttcgagtctcagtcgggcacacagttttaatctgccaggaagtttcatatcagtgcacactccgctgcagagtgaaaatctctttctggaaattatgggattgtttttcctgctcatctggattaacttacattttttttctacattgagagcaagctgccattcatcacatcaactagaaattttatatAAGTAATCtggtatccccctacagtcactcaatgactacaccttcctgtacaccacagcatcatcagcaaacagccaaaaattgctgcttaccctgtccatcaaatcatttatgtttatagagaataagagtggtcttatcacacttccctggagcactcctgatgacacccttgtctctgacaaacactcgctgtcgaggacaacatactgagttctaatACTTAAGAAGTATTCAGTTCATTCACTTTTATGGGAATCTATTCTGTATGCTTGTACCTTTATTAacggtctgcagtgggacaccaagtcaaatgctttttggaaattagCCTTCCAGTTACTTTCAGAAAGGCAGTTTGCAGCTCTGATGCCTTCTCTTTGGATGTCTACGAGGCATAATTTTAGGTAGCAGTCACCATCTGATGTTGTTGATCTCAAATGACCACTTTGATGCAGATATTCAATGTTTCCTGCCAGACCGTTGTGGTTGAATGGTGAATGGCACTGCTGTATTATACAACCATTCCATAAGCAACTTCCCATGACAACAACccttcttgctgaaatgtgagccataACCCTGAAGTGACCCAATGAGGCGTGTTGACAGAATGAAAAGTGTACAAAGTGGCGTTGTTCTGTTCATGTTTGGAGGCACAGCACATTCTGTTGATCTCCAGGTGGTTGTACACAGCAATTTGCTGAGGTTGAAATGGCGTTGAGAAAGATGTTTCCAAATCAAAAAAACAACACAAATTGTGCAAGTCATGAGGGTGGTGCAAAAATTTTTTGATCAGTTTATGCTCAAGAAATATCTCAAAGATGATGTCTTAttataaaattacagttttataaaaagaatcaaaaaaatatggACTTCTTTCAACTCAATGTTCATTTTATGTCTAAAGACACTGAAGCCTACAGAAAACTTGTAGAAATATGATCAGAAGCTGTAAATTAGTAAAATTATTCACAACAAAACATCTTTATCTGATTTTTAAAGTGCTGTAGATTATTTGGACTCAGAGTAATTTTGACACAGTAAAATTCAAAGGAAAGGTACTTCTTTGAAAAAAGCTGCTGCTTTCTCAGTTACATAAAATAGCTGCTAATTGTCTCCCAATGTTTGCTTAATATTGACAGCAGCACACTGATATTTATCAGAGATTAGCAGTGTCTATTTGCTGTAAGAGTAGGTGCCTATTTAACCCTATGAACATTGCCTGTTGTCATACAATTTACACGAATCTTCAATCCTTGAATCTAGATAATCAGATAATCTGAATCTTCTGGCACAAAGTTACATAATAAAAATATCTAGGCATTGTAAATCTTAAGTCTGCCACTCTTAGCAAAGCACTGAAATTGGCAAATGAGTTATGTGTTAGCAGATTAACACAATTACACAGTCCTTGACAGAGTGCATTTTAACATTGAGTGCAAGGCCACCTCTGTACAAGTTTTTAAATGTAGTCAGATAGGAAGATCTCATTTATAATTCTGCTACTGTCACTGCCTACTTGACTATCCTTACAGGATCTGTCACTCATGTGGCTTACTGTTCATTAGGAGGTTCTGCTTTTATATCATTGCTGTACTTTATTGTTTTCACTATTTGAATGCATCTGGCAATAACTGGTTGACTGGGAAGAATTTACATAAAACTTATATCTGTAGATCCTGAATTAAGAGGAGGCAGTTTTCATAATATTaaaactatttctttgttttcctttagttGCTATATGAGAACAGTGTCCAGATTCATACTTCTGTATGTTATTACTTTAATTTCAGGGTGATTTGGAGAAAAGTGGTCTTCCTGATAATACAACAGCAGTTGTGAATTTAGCAGGGCAAAATGTTCTAGACCCCACAAGGAGATGGACACCTGGATTTAAGCAGAATGTTTGGTCAAGTCGTGTAAATACTACACAGTCTTTAGCACATTCAATAACAAAATCTGCCAACAAACCTAAAGTTTTTGTTACAATATCTGGTGTAGGTATGCAATTATTAGGTATATGGAAATGAAAACTCTTCTTATTATCACACCACCTCTTACTATCAGAAGTCCATTTACAGGTATTTATAAACCAAGTCCATCAGAGGAATACGATGAAGAGAGTAGCGTAAAAAGCTTTGATTTTTTGTCAGAATTATGTCACGAATGGGAAGCTGCCGCAAAACTGCCAGCAGATTCAGGTGTTCGTCAAACCATAGTGAGATCAGGTAACAGTCAGTCCAATATTTCAGTTGAtacatttattttacatatattatAGGTATACTTAGCATTACCTATGACATATATATCAATGTTGTTGACAAAAATAGGGAATGTGTAATGTAACAGTTATATCTGCATATACTGTCAGAGTTAAAATATGCGTCTAAAAGAATTTCTGGTATGAATTATCAGCAAGTGCAACTGTGAATCAAAACATTTTAACTTAACAGGTAAGAATGGCTAATAATTGAAAAAGAGTATTCGAAATGTAGACCTGGGCTTCTTCAAAAGTGAAATCTGTATAAAAGTAAGATGATGGTGAAACACAAAATTTTGCATTCTTAAAATAATGTCAGACAACAGGCAGACAAAACTGAAATGGCTAGTAAAGTTTTTGTGGGATGAGGTAAGAGTTGCCTCATTAAAGATTAGGAATACTACATATAAAATAATATCAAAACTGGAAAACCATgtacaaggtgtgtgtgtgtgtgtgtgtgtgtgtgtgagagagagagagagagagagagagagagagagagagagaggtagtaaTGTAACAAGCATAACTGatagggggcaaagacaaagaaaTCACAGTTTCTATCATTTCACATATGTATGTGTTTCTTGAGATGCATGATATGATGTTGGTTATTTATACAATTTCAATTATAATACTGATTTTAAGTTTTGTGTGATTAGGTGTTGTCCTGGGAAGAAATGGTGGAATGATAAAGCAGCTTTATCTTCCATTCTACCTGGGTTTAGGTGGACCTGTTGGTTCAGGATCACAGTTCATGCCATGGATTCATATTCATGACTTAACAAATCTACTTCTTTATGCAATTGAAAATCCGCAGGTGACTGGAGTACTAAATGGTGTTGCCCCACAGGTGTGtattaatatttgaaaaagtaaCACTTCTAGAAATAGGTAGAAGCCTCTATTCATGTGAAATCATCACCAATTTATTTACTGGGAGGTAGTTTAGTTATTtttttaaacagaaggaaaaaaactgttgcattcttacagaaaaaattatacactcctggaaattgaaataagaacaccgtgaattcattgtcccaggaaggggaaactttattgacacattcctggggtcagatacatcacatgatcacactgacagaaccacaggcacatagacacaggcaacagagcatgcacaatgtcggcactagtacagtgtatatccacctttcgcagcaatgcaggctgctattctcccatggagacgatcgtagagatgctggatgtagtcctgtggaacggcttgccatgccatttccacctggcgcctcagttggaccagcgttcgtgctggacgtgcagaccgcgtgagacgacgcttcatccagtcccaaacatgctcaatgggggacagatccggagatcttgctggccagggtagttgacttacaccttctagagcacgttgggtggcacgggatacatgcggacgtgcattgtcctgttggaacagcaagttcccttgccggtctaggaatggtagaacgatgggttcgatgacggtttggatgtaccgtgcactattcagtgtcccctcgacgatcaccagtggtgtacggccagtgtaggagatcgctccccacaccatgatgccgggtgttggccctgtgtgcctcggtcgtatgcagtcctgattgtggcgctcacctgcacggcgccaaacacgcatacgaccatcattggcaccaaggcagaagcgactctcatcgctgaagacgacacgtctccattcgtccctccattcacgcctgtcatgacaccactggaggcgggctgcacgatgttggggcgtgagcggaagacggcctaacggtgtgcgggaccgtagcccagcttcatggagacggttgcgaatggtcctcgccgataccccaggagcaacagtgtccctaatttgctgggaagtggcggtgcggtcccctacggcactgcgtaggatcctacggtcttggcgtgcatccgtgcgtcgctgcggtccggtcccaggtcgacgggcacgtgtaccttccgccgaccactggcgacaacatcgatgtactgtggagacctcacgccccacgtgttgagcaattcggcggtacgtccacccggcctcccgcatgcccactatacgccctagctcaaagtccgtcaactgcacatacggttcacgtccacactgtcgcggcatgctaccagtgttaaagactgcgatggagctccgtatgccacggcaaactggctgacactgacggcggcggtgcacaaatgctgcgcagctagcgccattcgacggccaacaccgcggttcctggtgtgtccgctgtgctgtgcgtgtgatcattgcttgtacagccctctcgcagtgtccggagcaagtatgttgggtctgacacgccggtgtcaatgtgttcttttttccatttccaggagtgtatgatgttcaGAATATCGTACAGAAAAGCTGTACTCCATATCatctacaggggttggacaaaaatatggaaacactgtgatACGTGCATgcatgaatataaatgcagat
It includes:
- the LOC126251845 gene encoding epimerase family protein SDR39U1 isoform X1 — its product is MSRNIVIGGGSGFVGSALTSLLRTRGYSVTIISRMPGPQRMSWGDLEKSGLPDNTTAVVNLAGQNVLDPTRRWTPGFKQNVWSSRVNTTQSLAHSITKSANKPKVFVTISGVGIYKPSPSEEYDEESSVKSFDFLSELCHEWEAAAKLPADSGVRQTIVRSGVVLGRNGGMIKQLYLPFYLGLGGPVGSGSQFMPWIHIHDLTNLLLYAIENPQVTGVLNGVAPQVVTNKEFTQAFARALWRPAFIPLPEMVLNLAFSEDRAKMITEGQKVIPKRTLSYGFQYKFPDIESACKDIVSSK
- the LOC126251845 gene encoding epimerase family protein SDR39U1 isoform X2; protein product: MMITCGGSGFVGSALTSLLRTRGYSVTIISRMPGPQRMSWGDLEKSGLPDNTTAVVNLAGQNVLDPTRRWTPGFKQNVWSSRVNTTQSLAHSITKSANKPKVFVTISGVGIYKPSPSEEYDEESSVKSFDFLSELCHEWEAAAKLPADSGVRQTIVRSGVVLGRNGGMIKQLYLPFYLGLGGPVGSGSQFMPWIHIHDLTNLLLYAIENPQVTGVLNGVAPQVVTNKEFTQAFARALWRPAFIPLPEMVLNLAFSEDRAKMITEGQKVIPKRTLSYGFQYKFPDIESACKDIVSSK